One genomic window of Salvia miltiorrhiza cultivar Shanhuang (shh) chromosome 4, IMPLAD_Smil_shh, whole genome shotgun sequence includes the following:
- the LOC131020788 gene encoding uncharacterized protein LOC131020788: MASGSESAAEKVGPGWAVSPTEDLVQALMETLVDPLLPLRLSNVPPSEDVQIAVAKQMHAVVLLYNYHHRKQKPDLVFLEFANFCKLAIVIRPPLIAFMKMMKESKLQELDGTEERLSVTEKAIKDACDIALGLDASRDVPNMEGWPISKLVVLLIDSKKENCMLQAGAVTEGALSLIVKELNQSSIPSEISAGNKVGSKRKRDNLSTYNTEFLQLGYDVVKDVTGISISELEVLETHMTYSLTKEKSAAWFYIMQCSGSFDEHKQVPLKFLVESVQGPLAEKFANGLWKTTPLVKLHYMLPYMEIILSWFARLEMEMNSSDQKASENCYRNKKFGDSSPGRVASPPADIFQSTEKYCNLTSKFAKRFEIPDSAESSQNGVLENLADGNEQPDKGLSSSRSRGLYEMLVKVDTVPTMEAANIIILEKADAQSNDPVTGQSRRLFGKTVADNSLREKLKEKHDVGDSSQNDERRICPEILDEERVECCKIISASPPRALNTTNINGVSNICTDSADNKMPNTKIIVHHYRRKKNQSLKNFVQFQEAVPDLKVDMAGSLESNLTQRRDEKVSGDEGYLTNTCNLTGSTSSGDQRTQLEAKTKHNVEVQGTLDSFRSNESQRRYEKVFEDEGYLTNTENQSGTASTGNQQAQLQAEIKHIVEVQCTLESLGSDHIRSKDEIVSGDMGDHTHHGNHTGITVMGNQLAQQGNNHPHLQCNRTGDEGYLTNTNNETGTASRGNRQAQLQAEIKDIVEVQSTLESLRQDHIRSRDEIVSGDMGDHTHQCNHTGIAVMGNQLAQSEANRKNDLGANTISISASDQLQNALALLYRKRRELYSQICTMEDTLALCEDNVARIRDHGEVDLARQCINSVISGKFRSVMGNGTQDENSKSQHGKPTRLSEAYLPGKSSCQDLEYTCQRNNWRLPRYLTESSDGKFVSNVVVKGKTFMLDAKGGLEANPCEARETAAAKMITLMHNRFLQSSLV, translated from the exons ATGGCGTCGGGATCAGAATCAGCTGCGGAAAAGGTGGGGCCAGGATGGGCGGTGAGCCCTACTGAAGATTTGGTGCAAGCTTTGATGGAGACTTTAGTTGATCCTCTTTTGCCCTTGAGACTCTCTAACGTGCCTCCCTCAGAAGATGTCCAGATAGCTGTTGCCAAACAG ATGCATGCAGTTGTTTTGCTCTACAATTACCACCACAGGAAGCAGAAACCAGATCTAGTATTCCTAGAATTTGCGAATTTCTGCAAGTTAGCCATTGTCATCAGACCGCCTCTGATTGCGTTCatgaagatgatgaaggaaAGTAAACTGCAGGAGCTGGATGGTACTGAAGAGCGGCTTTCAGTCACCGAGAAAGCAATAAAGGATGCATGTGATATTGCTCTAGGTTTAGATGCATCTAGAGATGTTCCTAATATGGAAGGATGGCCAATATCCAAGTTGGTAGTGCTGCTAATTGATTCGAAGAAGGAAAATTGTATGCTCCAAGCTGGTGCTGTCACTGAAGGTGCTTTGTCACTTATTGTAAAAGAGCTCAATCAGTCTAGCATCCCTTCAGAAATATCAGCAGGAAATAAAGTTGGTAGCAAGAGGAAGCGAGATAACCTGTCAACTTATAATACCGAGTTTCTGCAGCTGGGGTATGATGTTGTAAAGGATGTCACTG GCATCAGCATTTCTGAACTTGAGGTTTTGGAGACCCATATGACATATTCTCTAACTAAAGAAAAGTCAGCCGCTTGGTTTTATATAATGCAATGCTCTGGATCGTTCGATGAACACAAGCAAGTTCCTCTTAAGTTTCTTGTTGAGAG TGTACAGGGCCCTTTAGCGGAAAAGTTTGCTAATGGCTTGTGGAAAACAACCCCCCTTGTTAagttacattacatgcttcctTACATGGAGATAATCTTGTCCTGGTTTGCGAG GTTGGAGATGGAAATGAACTCTTCTGACCAAAAAGCTAGCGAGAATTGTTACAGAAATAAAAAGTTTGGAGATTCATCTCCTGGACGAGTGGCTAGTCCTCCTGCTGATATCTTTCAGAGCACAGAAAAATATTGTAATCTCACAAGCAAGTTCGCCAAAAGATTTGAAATTCCGGATTCTGCTGAAAGCAGCCAAAATGGAGTTCTTGAGAACTTAGCTGATGGTAACGAGCAACCCGACAAGGGTTTGTCATCTAGCCGTTCGAGAGGCCTGTATGAGATGTTGGTGAAGGTTGATACAGTTCCTACTATGGAGGCGGCTAACATAATCATCCTTGAAAAAGCAGATGCTCAGAGCAATGATCCTGTAACTGGTCAGTCTAGACGATTGTTTGGAAAGACAGTAGCAGATAACAGTTTGAGAGAGAAACTCAAAGAAAAGCATGATGTTGGAGATTCTAGTCAAAACGATGAAAGGAGAATCTGTCCTGAAATTTTAGATGAAGAAAGAGTTGAATGTTGCAAGATTATATCAGCTAGTCCACCAAGGGCGTTGAACACAACGAATATAAACGGCGTGTCTAATATTTGCACCGATAGTGCAGATAATAAGATGCCGAATACGAAAATAATAGTTCATCACTATAGGAGAAAGAAAAATCAATCTCTGAAAAATTTTGTGCAATTTCAAGAAGCTGTACCAGATTTGAAG GTGGATATGGCGGGTTCTTTAGAGTCAAATCTTACTCAAAGAAGAGATGAGAAAGTATCTGGAGACGAGGGCTATCTCACTAACACGTGCAACCTAACTGGTAGTACTTCATCAGGGGACCAACGAACTCAGCTTGAGGCTAAAACTAAGCACAATGTAGAAGTACAAGGTACATTGGATTCTTTTAGGTCAAATGAGTCTCAAAGAAGATATGAGAAGGTATTTGAAGATGAGGGTTATCTTACTAACACGGAGAACCAAAGTGGTACTGCTTCAACAGGGAACCAACAAGCTCAGCTTCAGGCAGAAATTAAGCACATTGTAGAAGTACAGTGTACACTGGAATCTCTTGGGTCAGATCATATTCGAAGCAAAGATGAGATAGTATCTGGAGACATGGGTGATCATACACACCATGGCAATCACACTGGTATTACTGTAATGGGAAACCAGCTAGCTCAACAGGGAAACAATCATCCTCATCTCCAGTGCAATCGCACTGGAGATGAGGGTTATCTTACTAACACGAATAACGAAACTGGTACTGCTTCAAGAGGGAACCGACAAGCTCAGCTTCAGGCAGAAATTAAGGACATTGTAGAAGTACAGAGTACATTGGAATCTCTTAGGCAAGATCATATTCGAAGCAGAGATGAGATTGTATCTGGAGACATGGGTGATCATACACACCAGTGCAATCACACTGGTATTGCTGTAATGGGAAACCAGCTAGCTCAGTCTGAGGCTAATCGTAAAAACGATTTAGGAGCAAATACTATATCTATATCAGCTTCAGACCAGCTGCAGAATGCCTTGGCACTTCTTTATAGAAAAAGACGAGAACTG TACTCCCAAATCTGCACTATGGAGGATACACTAGCATTATGTGAAGATAATGTTGCCAGAATAAGGGATC ATGGAGAAGTTGATTTAGCCCGTCAATGTATTAATTCCGTCATTAGTGGGAAGTTTCGCTCAGTAATGGGGAACGGAACACAAGATGAAAACAGCAAGTCTCAACATGGGAAGCCCACCAGATTATCTGAAGCCTATCTTCCTGGAAAGTCATCATGTCAA GATTTGGAGTATACATGTCAGAGGAATAACTGGAGACTGCCACGGTATCTAACTGAATCTTCTGATG GTAAATTCGTGTCGAATGTGGTGGTGAAAGGAAAAACTTTCATGCTTGATGCAAAGGGTGGTTTAGAGGCTAATCCTTGTGAAGCAAGGGAGACTGCTGCTGCCAAGATGATTACACTAATGCACAACAGATTTCTGCAATCCAGCTTGGTAtga
- the LOC131020787 gene encoding probable WRKY transcription factor 46 — MENAESWGRDIDGVISQLNHGMKLSNRLKKQLHHHSNPSDCGFLIEKIVSCYDNALRLLSYMDSLQKGEDSTNLLHFGPTTEGYVPKKRKSLERWSEEVHVCCETSSEDQHEDGYNWRKYGQKDILGATHPRAYYRCTYRNTRSCLATKQVQRGEDDPSILKIVYKGKHSCGVNRSKENVVVTAETNVGESNQLMKHESPPLILLEPTSMSTCHLSNFLDPETTSFPLGDLDFLIDFDASFLEASSHDYLSHVQQSKI; from the exons atggaaaacgctgaaagttggGGACGAGATATCGACGGTGTAATCAGTCAGCTAAATCACGGCATGAAGCTTAGCAATAGGCTAAAAAAGCAGCTTCATCACCACTCAAATCCAAGTGATTGTGGCTTCTTGATTGAGAAAATCGTTTCTTGTTATGATAATGCATTACGACTGCTTAGTTACATGGATTCTCTTCAAAAAGGAGAAGATTCAACTAATTTGCTTCATTTTGGTCCAACAACTGAAGGTTATGTTCCTAAGAAAAG AAAGAGTTTGGAGAGATGGAGTGAAGAAGTGCATGTTTGTTGTGAAACAAGCTCTGAAGATCAGCATGAAGATGGGTATAATTGGAGAAAATATGGACAAAAAGATATTTTGGGGGCTACTCATCCAAG AGCGTATTACCGATGCACTTATCGCAACACACGAAGTTGTTTAGCGACGAAACAAGTACAGCGAGGGGAAGACGACCCGTCTATATTGAAGATCGTCTACAAAGGAAAACACAGTTGTGGTGTAAACCGGAGCAAAGAAAACGTCGTCGTTACCGCAGAAACCAACGTGGGCGAATCCAATCAACTCATGAAACATGAATCACCACCGTTGATCTTGTTGGAGCCAACATCAATGTCCACGTGTCACCTCAGCAACTTCCTAGATCCGGAGACGACGTCGTTCCCACTTGGAGATTTGGATTTCTTAATTGATTTTGATGCTTCTTTTCTTGAGGCTTCGTCTCATGACTATCTCTCACATGTTCAACAAAGCAAGATTTGA
- the LOC131020786 gene encoding jasmonoyl--L-amino acid synthetase JAR6-like encodes MLEKMQERVDMEAVMEEFESLTMDAGRVQRETLQRILEENGGCEYLSRLGLNGRTDPQSFKACVPIVTHADIEPYIRRIADDDGGDNSSIITAKPIPAISLSSGTTQGKPKYLPFNDELVENTMQIYKTSFAFRNREYPIDNGKALQLIYSSKQFKTKGGLRAGTATTHLFSSAEFKQTLRATQRPCCSPDEVIFGGDYHHSLYCHLLCGLIFRHQVQLISSTFAHSIVHAFRTFEQIWHHLVADIRRGSLSSRVTSAPIRSAMAKLLKPDPDLADAIQSKCTSLSNWYGLIPELFPNVKYVYGIMTGSMEPYIKKLRHYAGEIPLISADYGASEGWIGVNVNPALPPEEATFVVLPNVGYFEFIPLDGGAAVGLTEVEVGKEYEVVTTSFAGLYRYKLGDVVRVAGFRNGAPELRFVCRRNVVLSVNVDKNTETDLQAAVEAAARAAAAEKVEVVDYTSCVDASSEPARYVVFWEMSGGASDEVVEECCNRLDRSFEEAGYVAMRKINGIGPLELRILRRGTFQKVMDHFVGLGGAVSQFKTPRCVGADNGKLMQILAANVVKSCFSTAY; translated from the exons ATGTTGGAGAAAATGCAAGAAAGAGTAGACATGGAGGCGGTTATGGAGGAATTCGAGTCGTTAACGATGGATGCAGGGAGAGTTCAGAGGGAAACACTGCAGAGAATCTTGGAAGAAAATGGTGGATGTGAGTATCTCTCTCGATTGGGTCTCAATGGAAGAACTGATCCACAAAGCTTCAAGGCATGTGTCCCCATCGTCACTCACGCCGACATCGAACCCTACATTCGCCGCATCGCCGACGACGACGGCGGCGATAACTCATCCATCATCACCGCCAAACCCATCCCCGCCATTTCCTTGAG TTCTGGCACTACCCAGGGGAAGCCAAAGTACCTACCGTTCAACGATGAATTGGTGGAAAACACCATGCAAATTTACAAGACCTCGTTTGCCTTCAGAAACAG GGAATACCCAATCGACAACGGGAAAGCGTTGCAGTTGATCTACAGCAGCAAGCAATTCAAGACGAAGGGCGGCCTCCGCGCCGGCACTGCCACCACCCACCTCTTCAGCAGCGCCGAGTTCAAGCAGACGCTGCGGGCGACGCAGCGGCCGTGCTGCAGCCCCGACGAGGTGATCTTCGGCGGCGACTACCACCACTCCCTATACTGCCACCTCCTCTGCGGCCTCATCTTCCGCCACCAAGTCCAGCTCATCTCCTCCACCTTCGCACACAGCATCGTCCACGCATTCCGCACCTTCGAGCAGATCTGGCACCACCTCGTCGCCGACATCCGCCGCGGATCCCTCAGCAGCCGCGTCACCTCCGCGCCGATCCGGTCCGCCATGGCGAAGCTGCTCAAACCCGACCCGGACCTCGCCGACGCCATCCAGAGCAAATGCACGAGCCTCAGCAACTGGTACGGATTGATCCCGGAGCTGTTTCCGAACGTCAAGTATGTGTATGGAATCATGACAG GATCCATGGAGCCCTACATTAAGAAATTGAGGCACTATGCCGGAGAGATTCCGTTGATTAGCGCCGATTACGGCGCTTCCGAAGGCTGGATCGGGGTGAATGTTAACCCGGCGTTGCCGCCGGAGGAGGCAACGTTCGTGGTGCTTCCGAACGTCGGCTACTTCGAATTCATCCCCttggacggcggcgccgccgtcgggCTGACCGAGGTGGAGGTCGGGAAGGAGTACGAGGTGGTGACGACGAGCTTCGCCGGATTGTACCGCTACAAGCTCGGCGACGTGGTGAGGGTGGCGGGGTTCCGGAACGGGGCGCCGGAGCTGAGGTTCGTGTGCCGGCGGAACGTGGTGCTGAGCGTGAACGTGGACAAGAACACGGAGACGGACCTGCaggcggcggtggaggcggcggcgcgcgcggcggcggcggagaaggTGGAGGTGGTGGACTACACGAGCTGCGTGGACGCGTCGTCGGAGCCGGCGAGGTACGTGGTGTTCTGGGAGATGAGCGGCGGCGCGAGCGACGAGGTGGTGGAGGAGTGCTGCAACCGGCTCGACCGGTCGTTCGAGGAGGCCGGCTACGTGGCCATGCGGAAGATCAACGGGATCGGGCCGCTCGAGCTGAGAATCTTGAGGAGGGGAACCTTCCAGAAGGTGATGGACCACTTCGTCGGATTGGGCGGCGCCGTCAGCCAGTTCAAGACGCCGCGCTGCGTCGGCGCCGACAATGGGAAGCTGATGCAGATATTGGCGGCGAATGTTGTCAAGAGCTGCTTCAGCACTGCGTATTGA